The following are encoded together in the Bacillus sp. NP157 genome:
- a CDS encoding helix-turn-helix transcriptional regulator has product MTDEVLANRLKVLRAERDLTQADLAGLIATTRKSINAIEAGRMVPSTLLALKIARALGVTVEDIFEIA; this is encoded by the coding sequence ATGACCGACGAGGTCCTGGCCAACCGCCTGAAAGTGCTGCGCGCCGAACGCGACCTGACCCAGGCCGACCTGGCGGGGCTGATCGCCACCACGCGCAAGTCGATCAACGCCATCGAGGCCGGGCGCATGGTCCCGTCGACCCTGCTGGCCCTGAAGATCGCCCGCGCGCTCGGCGTCACGGTCGAAGACATCTTCGAGATCGCCTGA
- a CDS encoding glycoside hydrolase family 15 protein: MPSHENPVPGRSISEHGIVGDLDTAALVATDGTVDFMCWPHLDSPTIFAALLDPEQGGEFSVQPRLDARRMQLYIPETNVLMTRWMSEEGSVELTDFMPHPEADVRVPRALLRCVRVVRGTVEIEVLCRPRFDYARRVPNVEAYGPTAVFHAGKHSLRLAATVPLEIGEGEAGARFTLGPGEHAWFVLGDEEHDPLTGDECEAALRETADAWRAWTRRSNYRGRWRERVDRSALVLKLLTSHKHGSIAAAATFGLPEATGAGRNWDYRATWMRDASFTVYAFMRLGFIDEAEHFRQWTEERLAKLDEHSALSIMYALDGSDARDESTLDHLVGYAGSTPVRIGNAARTQTQLDIYGELMDSLYLANKYGKASSHAGWRHVRRMVDHVSRHWGDEDEGIWEIRDRPRHFLHSRLMCWVALDRAIRLAAKRSLPGPVVEWAAERDRIAEDIWANFRHPQKGYFVQTAGGTDLDASLLMMPLVRFVSATDPVWLDTLDAIRDQLTDDGLVFRYRNEDGLEGGEGAFTTCTFWYVECLARAGRLHEAREIMARGVLYSNHLGLFAEELNLRGEQLGNFPQALTHLAFISAAYYLDRQLANPGGQVWQP, from the coding sequence GTGCCAAGCCACGAGAACCCCGTCCCCGGCCGCAGCATCAGCGAACACGGCATCGTCGGCGACCTTGACACCGCCGCCCTCGTCGCCACCGACGGCACGGTCGATTTCATGTGCTGGCCGCACCTGGACAGCCCGACGATCTTCGCGGCCCTGCTCGATCCCGAACAGGGCGGCGAGTTCTCCGTGCAGCCCCGGCTCGACGCCCGGCGCATGCAGCTCTACATACCCGAGACAAACGTGCTGATGACGCGCTGGATGTCCGAAGAGGGCAGCGTCGAGTTGACCGACTTCATGCCGCATCCCGAGGCGGACGTGCGAGTGCCGCGTGCCTTGCTCCGCTGCGTGCGCGTGGTGCGCGGGACGGTGGAGATCGAGGTGCTGTGCCGGCCGCGCTTCGACTACGCGCGGCGCGTGCCGAACGTCGAGGCCTATGGTCCGACCGCAGTGTTCCACGCCGGCAAGCATTCGCTGCGACTGGCGGCGACGGTACCGCTGGAGATCGGCGAGGGCGAGGCGGGCGCACGTTTCACGCTGGGCCCGGGTGAGCATGCGTGGTTCGTCCTCGGTGATGAAGAACATGATCCTCTCACCGGGGACGAGTGCGAGGCCGCGCTGCGCGAGACGGCCGATGCGTGGCGTGCCTGGACCCGTCGATCGAACTACCGGGGCCGCTGGCGCGAACGGGTCGATCGCTCGGCGCTGGTGCTGAAGTTGCTGACCTCGCACAAGCATGGGTCGATCGCCGCCGCGGCGACGTTCGGCCTGCCCGAAGCCACCGGCGCGGGGCGCAACTGGGACTACCGAGCCACGTGGATGCGCGATGCGTCGTTCACCGTGTATGCGTTCATGCGGCTGGGTTTCATCGACGAGGCCGAGCACTTCCGCCAGTGGACGGAAGAGCGCCTGGCGAAGCTGGACGAGCATTCCGCCCTCAGCATCATGTATGCGCTGGACGGCAGCGATGCGCGCGACGAATCGACGCTCGACCATCTCGTGGGGTACGCGGGCTCAACCCCCGTGCGCATTGGCAATGCGGCACGTACGCAAACCCAGCTCGATATCTACGGCGAGCTGATGGATAGCCTCTACCTCGCCAACAAGTACGGCAAGGCATCAAGCCACGCCGGCTGGCGCCACGTGCGGCGCATGGTCGACCATGTGTCGCGGCATTGGGGCGACGAGGACGAAGGCATCTGGGAAATCCGCGACAGGCCGCGCCACTTCCTGCATTCGCGGCTGATGTGCTGGGTCGCGCTGGACCGGGCCATCCGGCTCGCGGCCAAGCGTTCGCTGCCGGGTCCCGTGGTCGAATGGGCGGCGGAACGGGACCGCATCGCCGAGGACATCTGGGCGAACTTCCGCCATCCGCAGAAGGGCTACTTCGTGCAGACCGCGGGCGGCACGGACCTGGATGCGTCGCTGTTGATGATGCCGCTGGTGCGCTTCGTATCGGCGACGGATCCGGTGTGGCTGGATACGCTCGACGCCATCCGCGACCAGCTGACCGACGATGGCCTGGTGTTCCGCTATCGCAACGAAGATGGCCTGGAAGGCGGCGAGGGCGCATTCACCACGTGCACGTTCTGGTACGTGGAATGCCTGGCGCGGGCAGGGCGCCTGCACGAGGCGCGGGAAATCATGGCGCGCGGCGTGTTGTATTCGAACCACCTGGGCCTGTTCGCCGAGGAGTTGAACCTGCGCGGCGAACAGCTCGGTAATTTCCCGCAAGCGCTCACCCACCTGGCCTTCATCAGCGCGGCGTATTACCTGGACCGCCAGCTGGCCAACCCCGGCGGCCAGGTCTGGCAGCCCTAG
- a CDS encoding DUF1501 domain-containing protein yields the protein MDRRQFLLALAATVPALTLGGNVFATPPSSPRFLLVFLRGGYDANNLLVPYASDFYYESRPNIALAKPTAGDPKSVRALDANWALAPAVAETMGPFWDRKQLAFIPFAGTDDLSRSHFETQDNIEAGIGGDGHTFASGFMGRLSNVLTGATPIAFTDAVPLSFRGGNNIPNVSLKGGAKAVFDDRQSKLLASMYEGTALQAAATDGLEMRQQVAKDLQTEMVAASRGAVTSSGFAQQGERMATLMRDRYRLGFVDVGGWDTHVNQGGADGLLAKNLDNLSQGLAAFANGLGDAEWNNTVVVVVSEFGRTFRENGNKGTDHGHGTTYWVLGGKVNGGRVAGNQVAINAGSLLQNRDYPVLNNYRDVLGGLMKRMYGLNDGDLAKVFPNARPRDLQLV from the coding sequence ATGGATCGCCGCCAGTTCCTGCTCGCCCTTGCCGCCACGGTTCCCGCGCTCACGCTGGGCGGCAACGTCTTCGCCACGCCTCCGTCGTCGCCGCGCTTCCTGCTGGTGTTCCTGCGCGGCGGATACGATGCCAATAACCTGCTGGTGCCGTACGCGAGCGACTTCTACTACGAGTCGCGACCGAACATCGCGCTGGCAAAGCCGACCGCCGGCGATCCGAAGTCGGTGCGCGCACTGGACGCGAACTGGGCGCTTGCGCCTGCGGTAGCCGAAACCATGGGCCCGTTCTGGGACAGGAAGCAATTGGCCTTCATCCCCTTCGCGGGCACGGACGACCTGTCACGCAGCCACTTCGAGACGCAGGACAACATCGAGGCGGGCATCGGCGGCGACGGCCACACCTTCGCCTCGGGCTTCATGGGCCGGTTGAGCAACGTGCTGACGGGCGCGACCCCCATCGCGTTCACGGATGCCGTGCCGCTGTCGTTCCGTGGCGGCAACAACATCCCCAACGTTTCCCTGAAGGGCGGCGCCAAGGCGGTGTTCGATGACCGCCAGTCGAAACTGCTGGCCAGCATGTACGAAGGCACCGCGTTGCAAGCCGCCGCGACGGACGGCCTGGAGATGCGCCAGCAGGTGGCAAAGGACCTGCAGACGGAGATGGTTGCGGCCAGCCGGGGCGCGGTCACGTCGAGCGGCTTTGCGCAGCAGGGCGAGCGCATGGCGACACTGATGCGGGATCGTTATCGCCTCGGCTTCGTCGACGTCGGCGGCTGGGACACGCACGTCAACCAGGGCGGTGCCGACGGCCTCCTCGCGAAGAATCTCGACAACCTCTCCCAAGGCCTCGCCGCCTTCGCCAACGGCCTCGGCGACGCCGAATGGAACAACACCGTGGTGGTCGTCGTGTCGGAATTCGGCCGGACCTTCCGCGAGAACGGCAACAAAGGTACCGACCACGGCCATGGCACCACGTACTGGGTGCTTGGCGGCAAGGTCAACGGTGGCCGTGTCGCGGGTAACCAGGTGGCGATCAACGCCGGCAGCCTGTTGCAGAACCGCGACTACCCCGTGCTCAACAACTATCGCGACGTGCTGGGCGGCCTGATGAAACGCATGTACGGCCTGAACGATGGCGACCTTGCGAAGGTGTTCCCGAACGCAAGGCCGCGCGACCTGCAACTGGTCTAG
- a CDS encoding DUF1800 domain-containing protein, with protein sequence MRLKLAACLIALAALPAGVSAADAPLSKDDVAWLNRVTFGVDSATIAAYRAEGRERFLDRQLHPRADGLPSSVKAQVAAFDAMKTPIEQTVPDVTAQYRDLQGKDADVALQGRKDIAGKGAEYAEQAQAAILLQAVYDENQVREQLVWFWLNHFSINAREARIRWVVADYAEHTIRPRALGKFRDLVIATLKSPAMLQYLNNAQNARDKINENYARELMELHTLGVNSGYTQADVQNLAKILTGVGVKLDDKPRNFAPDMRQYYVNEGVFEFNPRRHDFSDKVLLGKTIKGSGFDEVEKAVDLIVSQPACATFVSTKMAKYFVSDDPPASLVQAMAKTFRHTDGDIAAVMKTMLTSREFAASLGKRYKDPTQFLVSSMRLAYDGKPVENPRPLVNWINQLGQAPFGRTTPDGWPTADSEWSGSGQVAKRFEIARLIGSGANRLFSPDDGSPAVKGDAPTLTNAVYQATLEPYLGPKTRNALAQAQSPQEWNTFLLSSPEFNYH encoded by the coding sequence ATGCGGTTAAAGCTCGCGGCGTGCCTGATAGCCCTTGCCGCCCTGCCGGCCGGTGTCAGCGCCGCCGATGCGCCACTGTCGAAGGACGACGTGGCGTGGCTTAATCGCGTCACGTTCGGGGTCGACTCGGCGACGATCGCCGCATACCGGGCAGAAGGTCGCGAGCGCTTCCTCGACCGTCAGCTCCATCCGCGTGCCGACGGCCTGCCCTCGTCCGTCAAGGCCCAGGTCGCCGCGTTCGATGCGATGAAGACGCCAATCGAACAGACCGTGCCCGACGTCACCGCCCAGTATCGTGACCTGCAGGGCAAGGACGCCGACGTCGCGCTACAGGGCCGGAAAGACATCGCCGGGAAAGGCGCCGAGTATGCCGAACAGGCGCAGGCCGCGATCCTCCTGCAGGCCGTGTACGACGAGAATCAGGTGCGCGAGCAGCTCGTCTGGTTCTGGTTGAACCATTTCAGCATCAACGCCCGCGAAGCCCGCATCCGCTGGGTCGTCGCCGACTATGCAGAGCACACCATCCGGCCGCGCGCCCTCGGCAAGTTCCGCGACCTGGTGATCGCCACGCTGAAAAGCCCGGCCATGCTGCAGTACCTGAACAATGCACAGAACGCGCGCGACAAGATCAACGAGAACTACGCGCGCGAACTGATGGAACTGCACACGCTGGGCGTCAACAGCGGCTATACCCAGGCCGACGTGCAGAACCTCGCGAAAATCCTGACCGGCGTGGGCGTGAAGCTGGACGACAAACCACGCAACTTCGCCCCGGACATGCGCCAGTACTACGTCAACGAGGGCGTATTCGAATTCAACCCGCGCCGGCATGACTTCAGCGACAAGGTCTTGCTGGGCAAGACGATCAAGGGAAGCGGATTCGACGAAGTCGAAAAAGCTGTAGACCTGATCGTCAGCCAGCCGGCCTGCGCGACCTTCGTGTCGACGAAGATGGCGAAGTATTTCGTCTCGGACGATCCCCCGGCGTCCCTGGTGCAGGCCATGGCAAAGACGTTCCGCCATACGGATGGCGATATCGCCGCTGTCATGAAGACCATGCTCACGTCCAGGGAATTCGCCGCGTCGCTGGGCAAGCGCTACAAGGATCCGACCCAGTTCCTGGTCTCGTCAATGCGCCTGGCCTACGACGGCAAGCCCGTCGAGAATCCGCGCCCGCTGGTCAACTGGATCAACCAGCTGGGCCAGGCGCCGTTTGGTCGCACCACACCCGATGGATGGCCCACCGCCGACTCCGAATGGTCGGGCTCTGGCCAGGTGGCCAAGCGCTTCGAGATCGCGCGCCTGATCGGCAGCGGTGCCAACCGGCTGTTCTCCCCGGATGACGGCTCCCCGGCCGTGAAGGGCGACGCGCCGACGCTGACCAATGCGGTGTACCAGGCGACGCTCGAACCCTACCTGGGCCCGAAGACGCGCAACGCACTGGCCCAGGCCCAGTCGCCGCAGGAATGGAACACGTTCCTGCTGTCGTCTCCCGAATTCAATTACCACTGA